GCGTAGCTCAGGGTGCGCTTCGGGTTGAAGTTGGCCGGAGCCAGCGTAACCTGAACCGGCTCGCCTGCCATCACTTCAGCGGGCTGCTGGTTGCAGGTTGCGGAAACCGGGACCGGGGGCGCGCCACCACCCAGTTTGAACACCAAGCCGCTCTGGAGACGAGCACCATCCCAGCGGTTCGCAGTCACCTGCAATCCCTTGTCGCGATACGTTGTGTAGATGTAGTCAGCCTGAATCAGGCGGAACGACCAGTGGCGACCGATTTCGAGATCGAAACCACCGCCCGCGCCGAGCGCAAACGCGTTGTTCTCTCTCAGCCCCGCGGGCGAGATGTGCGAGAACCCGAACAATACTTCTGCAAATGGCGAAAACTGCTCACTACGCAATTTCAATTGCGGGCCAGCCATGAAAGTGCTGACGTTTGCTTCATCTTTGTAATGGCCGTTGAAGTCGAGCGCCAAACCAAAGTACTTGTTGATGTTGAAAGTTGAAGCAACGCCGAAGCCCTTTGGAATCGACGGCACTTTGCCAGTCGGCACGCTGCCACCGGGGTTCAGCCAGGAATAGCCAGCGAAAATCTCTGCCTTAGGCGGGTTGTCTTGCGCCATCGCGGCTGTGGCGCTGAACGTCAACGCAAAGGCGAGCGCGAACAGGACCAGTGCGACCCTGCCAATATGGATGTAACGACGAAGCGACATTCGAAATCCTCCAAGCGAACAAAACGATACAAATTTCCAGTAAAACGGGAACTTGCGGGCGGAACGGCGGACAAAAAATAGCTCCGACCGGTACTTAAGTGTACAGGAACATAGTTAGAGTTCAACAAAAAGCCGTTAGAATCAATAGGTTACTAACAGGTTACCCTTGTCACCCTTGCATGTGCCAGGTTGGTTATCTTCATCATGCCGGAGGTCATATGACAGTGCTCCGCGCTTTTACCTTTGTCCCGCGATTACAATTGAAAATATTCAGCGCGAAAAAGTTACACGGTGAGTGAATCCGGCATCTCACTCTGTGATTATCTACGGGTTTATCTCTGGCTCGCGCGCGGGTAGTTTGGACTTTTCCTGCCGATTTGGGTAGCGAATCTGTCCTGGTATGGAGAACGAGGTTCCATGAACTTAGAAAAAGTTCTAATTGTTGAAGATGAAGAAAACGAACGCACAGGTCTCGCCGAACTTGTTTCTGCGTGGGGGTATCGCACGGAGACGGCGTGCGACGGTGTAGAAGGCCTGGAGAAGGCCGGAACATGGAGCCCGGGCATTGTCATTACCGATCTGAAAATGCCGCGCATGGATGGCATGGATCTGCTGGAAAAAATCGCGCAGCAACCCGAAGAGATCGCCGTCATCCTGCTCACGGCCCAGGGCAGTATCGATGCCGCAGTAGCTGCGATGAAACTAGGCGCATATGACTTCATCGAGAAGCCCGTCAACCCCACGCGATTGCGGAACATCCTGGGCAATGCCGCACGCCAGCGTGGTACCGAACGAGAACTGGAAGCTACCCGGCGCAAGTTGCGCGATAGCGGGCAGCTTGGCTCACTGATAGGCTCCTCGCGCAAGATGCAGGAAGTGTTCCGGCTGATCGAAATGGTCGCACCCAGCACTGCAAGCGTGCTCATAACAGGCGAGAGCGGCACCGGCAAAGAGCTGGTCGCCCGCACCATGCACGAGTTGAGCTCACGAAAGAACAAGCCTTTCGTAGCCATCAACTGCGCTGCAATCCCTGAGACGCTGATCGAAAGCGAAATCTTCGGACATGAGAAAGGTGCATTCACCGGCGCGCTCGAACGCCGCACCGGCTGCTTCGAACTCGCCGAAGGCGGCACGCTGCTGCTCGATGAAATCGGCGAGATGCCCATCGGAACTCAAGCCAAGCTGCTGCGCGTCCTGGAAGATCACCGGCTCCGCCGCCTTGGAAGCAAAGTCGAAACGCCGGTGGATGTGCGAGTGGTCGCGTCCACCAACAAAGTACCGGAAGACGCCGTAGCGAAAGGCGAACTACGCAACGACCTCTATTACCGGCTCAACGTGTTCAACATCAACATGCCGCCGCTTCGCGAACACAAGGAGGATTTACCCGACCTTGTCCACATGCTCATCAAGGACATGAACGCAAAGCACGGCCGCAACGTGCGTACCGTTAGCGATGCTGTCATGAATTTATTCAATGGCTTTGCCTGGCCTGGAAACGTTCGCGAGGTTCGCAACACCCTGGAGCGCGCAGTGATCGTCTGCGACTCCTCGGTGATCGAGCCCCGGCACCTGCCGCCCGGCTTCGGCTCGGTCACGCCGAAGGCTCCGGTACAGGAAGCCAACGCCGTGCGCCTCGCCGTCGGCACCACGGTCGAAGAAGCGGAAAGGCTGCTGATTCTGAAAACGCTTGAGGCGACGCACAACAACAAGACGCGCGCAGCGGAAATCCTGGCCATCAGCCTGAAGACGCTGCACAACAAGCTGAAGGAATACGGGCAGCAGTCAAACGGAGCTGCGACTGCCGAACTGGCGGCCAACCACTAAGCGAGTTCGAGCGCCGGTATCGCGCACGTGGCCGTGCGTTGATGCAAGCGCAACGGCAAGCAGGCACTACAATCTGATACTGCCCTTCGTCGAACTGTTCAATGCCAAGGATACGACTCAAAACAAAGTTGGTGCTGGCCATTAGTGCCATGGTATTTGCACTCGTGGCCGTGCTGTCCTGGATCTACATCTCGCAGATCGTAAGGCAGCGTGTAACGGAGTCGTACGAGAGCGGCGATTTCGTCGCGCACCAGGTTCTGCACCTCACGCGACAGGCGCTGGAAATCGATCTCAGCAGCACGCGTCTCGATGTCGATGACCCGCAGAAGGTTCATGACGCCATCGAGGAGATTTTGCAATCCGATCCCGGATTGAACTCGCTCCTGCAATCGATTGTCGGCTACTCGCCAACGATTTACGACGTGGCCATTGCCGACCAGGCCGGCAAAGCGATGCTGCACACCGACGCCGGAGCCATCGACAAACCTTTCCCCCAACGTACCAGCCTCTCGGAATTACGTGATGGTGGCTTTTTCGAGCAGTTGTCCGTGGTGTATGGAGAACCGCGTGTTTACGAAGTTCAACTGCCAATCCAGCGCGGCGACAAGCCATTTGGCGAGATCCGCGTAGGCCTCTCCACGGTCTTTCTGAAGAACGAGCTTCAACCGCAACTCAATCGTGCGTTGCTATTTTCAGGGATGGCAATCCTGCTGTCGCTCATCTTCGCAGCCAGCATGTCGAATATCGCGCTGCGGCCACTGGAAGCTATTGGCCGCCGACTCGACCTGATGACCTCTGACGTCGGCCAGTCGCCCGAGATCGAGAGCGTCGCCACCGACGAGTATGGCGTGGTAACCACGAAGATCGATCGACTTGGCCGCCAGATCCAGGATGTTAAAGAGGTCTTCTCCGCTCTTAAAGAAAACCTCGACCAGATCATGGGCACATTGCAGGACGGCCTCATGCTCTTCACCCGCGATGCCCGCGTCGTGCTTGTAAGCGCGTCGGCGGAACGCTTCGTCGGCCGCCCGCGGAACGATATGCTCGGCTACGACGTCGAGCAAATCTTTGATGACAGCACTCGCCTGGGACGAATTGTGCTCGACGCCTTTGCGCTGCACCAGCCCATCACGCAGCGGGAGATAGAAGACGACGCTGGCCGCCGCATGCAGATCTCGCTCGACTTCATCGAAGAACGCGGTGAACGCATTGGCGCGCTACTCACCATGCGCGATGCCGAAAGCGTGCGTCGTATCGAGAACGAGATCGAACTTTCGCGTCGCCTCGCGGCCATCGGACGCCTCACCTCGGGCGTCGCACACGAGGTCAAGAACCCGATCAATGCCATCGTCGTCCACCTCGAAGTACTGCGTGAAAAGTTGTCGCAGGTCGATCCCGACACAAGACGCCACATCGACGTCATTGGCGGCGAAATCCGGCGCCTTGATCGCGTCGTGCAGACCCTTGTCGACTTCAACAAGCCAATCGAGTTGCGGCTCGTGGACATTGACTTGCGCAAAATCATTGACGAAGTCCTGCTCCTCGCCTCTCTTGACGCCGGGCGCCACGGCGTAAACATAGAGCAGCAAATCAGCCCGGAGCCGCTGCTGGCGCGGGTCGATGCCGACCTCATCAAGCAGGCTCTCCTCAACGTTGTGCTCAACGGCGTTCAGGCGATGCCTCAAGGCGGGGCGTTGAACATCTCCGCGCTTCGTGAGAACGGGACCGCCCTCATCGAAGTGCGCGACCACGGGGCCGGCATTCCCCCCGAAATACGGGACAAGATTTTCAACCTCTACTTCACTACCAAGAAGCAGGGCAGCGGTATTGGCCTCGCCATGAGCTACCGGGTTTTGCAACTCCACAACGGCAGCCTGGACTTCCAGTCTGAAGAGGGACGAGGTACCACGTTCAGGCTCACGCTTCCCATCGCGGGCGTAGAATCTGGCTCTGAGGTCGCACAGACTCACACCTCACAGACATGACATGGTTGGCTGAGTTAAGGTGCTGAAAGACGTATGAACTTGGTACGAAAAATCGCAACTGTCGCGGCGCTGTTGGGTCTACTGGTTCTTGGCGGCTGCAAGAAGAAGAAGCCGCCCGTTCCTTCTCCGCAGACGCAGGCGCCTACGATCTCCGCGCCTGAACCGCAAGTGCAGCCTCCACCGATTCAGCCGCCCGTGACCGCAACCACGACTACGCCTTCGGCCGACAAGCCTTCGGTCACAGCGCCCGCAAAGCCCTCGGCCGTCAAACCCAAGCCGAAGCATCGCTCGAAGAAGCCGATAACCGCGACCTCACCGAAGACGACTACGGCTAAGAACACGAACAAGACTGTTGCCGATGGTGGCAGCAGCGCCGATAACAACGTTCAAATTTCTCCCGAAGTGCCCCGCGACGAGATGGCCCAACAGCGGCAGGACACGATGAAGCTGCTGGATTCCACTGAACTCAATCTCCGCAAGATTAGCGGCCGAACATTGAGCGATCTCGATCAGGGGACCACGCGGCAGATTCGCAACTACATCACGCAATCGCGTCTCGCCGTGCAAGACGGTGACTTGGAGCGCGCTTACAACCTCGCAACAAAAGCTCACCTGCTCTCAGACGAGATGGTAAAACGCCAGTAAAGCAGACGGCAGACGGCAAACGTCAGACACTAGACTTCAGACGGCAGCGGTCGAACGGCAGGCAACTTCGGCTGCTGGCGAATTGACGCCCTGGTTGTGATTCCTTGAAGGGACACGCCTTCAGGCGTGCCATAAATCGCACTGAATGAAGGCGGCTTATAGCCGCTGAGGTTTAGCCGCCGGGTGTCGCACAAGTTCGACCGAAATGCGAAAGCTGTTCGCCTTGTTCGTCAACGGTCCCCCGAACGGTTGCGCGCGCCGGCAACACGATCAGTTTCGGAAGCGAACCGTCTGCACGACGGAAGCCATCGAGATCCGAAATGTTCTCGAATCGCTGGTCGCGCAATAGTGCCGCCGAAGGTATGTCGCCGAACTCGAACAGGTCGCCGGGCGTAAACGTCTGCTGCGCAGCAACGATCAAGTCACGCTCATCGCGGATGTCTGCCTTGAACAGCGGATCGAGCACAAGCGCGTAGTAGACGTCGAACTCAATCTCCCCTGGACTGTCCAGATGGCTGATCACCAGGTTGTGGTCATAGGCGCCATCGCCTTGAAACTGAGTTCCTGGCGATACGATGTACAGATTGGGACGCCCATCGCGCGGCTTGGCACGAGTGGCGGCGAGCTGCCAAGGCCCAAGCACCACGTACGCGCTATGGCTCATCATCGCCGGCGTAAACCAAACCACCTTGCCATCGAAAAACACCCGCGTGGAGCGCGTCGCGGTTGCCGGCGGCTTCTGAGTGTCCCCTGAAATGGCAGCGGCAGTGCCGCCAGTCACTCCGGCCAGCACGAGCCCGAACACCGTCCAGCGCGAGATGGTTTGAGGCAGGAGCATGGTTGGTGTGGCCCGAAGCATTGCCTTCCTGATCGAGGGCATAAGCCCAAGTCGAAGAATCCCCTTTGCCAGCTCGGCGCTGATGAGAGGGGGTTTTTATCCGCGACTTCGTCGCTCCGCGCAGGAACGCAAACTTCGTCCCTGTACTTAGATGAGGCCGGAAGACCAGCGCTGCTTTAGATTTCAATCTTTTCGCCCAAAGTGTGTTGTCTACATATGACATACCTAAACTCCAACTGATAATCACGGAGTCATACAGCATCATTCCACGCGGCCACGCCAAGAAAAAAGCCCGCCGGAGCGGGCTCGGAAGTATAAGGGCAAGGCGCTGTTCAGTTTTGTTTGGTAAGTGTCACGATGAGCTTTTGCAGGACGTCTTTACATTCCCTGCCTTCAGAGATGGCTTGCTCCACAGGACCGAACAGCGCATCCACATCCGGACGCATGTTCTCGCGGATCTGTTTGCACTCTTCGTCCCAACGGTGATTATGCAACACGTGGAAGAACGTGTTCGCCGCCTGAGAGCTGAGGTACTGCTCCTTGCAGAATCGCACGAACTCAACGCATAGGGGCTGACGCGTTGTTTCGCCAATCTGCTGTTCGGCGGCCTTCTGCTTCTCCACAGAGGGCATCGGCGCGTCGATGGTCTTTGTCATAACAAATCCAGCATAGTGCTGGCCTTCGTAGATGGATGTGAGCCCGGATACATCGCTTTGTGCTTGAGAAACGTCGCTTGAACAATTAACCAGGTTCAAAGCTCGCCAGTACGCAGGTGCATCAATTTCTTGATCCGGCAACACCAGATCACAGCCATTCGGCCAATATCCTGCTATTCTGTTTGTTTCCCACACACTGATTTCAAAGCAGGAGTATTTGGACGCGAATGTCGAAGAGTCTTGAGGGTCGTACAGCCGTTGTATTCGGAGTGGCGAACAAACGCAGCATCGCGTGGGCGATCGCACAGCACTTGCAGGACGCAGGCGCGCAACTGGCAATCACCTACCAGAACGAGCGTGTGCGTCAGGAAGCGGAGGAGATGATCCAATCGCTTCCCAATGCTAAGGCTTTCCAGTGCGACGTTTCCAATGACGATGAGATCGCCGCACTGTTTGAAAGCCTGCGTGAGAGCTTCGGCAAGTTGGATGTGCTGGTACACTCCGTGGCCTATGCTCCGGCTGACGAACTGAAGAACGACTTTTCCCAGACCACTCGCGAAGGCTTCCGCATCGCGCACGACGTCAGCGTTTACTCGCTCATCGCCGTCTCGCGCGCCGCAGCTCCGTTGATGACCGAGGGTGGCAGCATCATAACGCTCAGTTTCTTCGGCGCGGAAAAGGTCGTTCCCAACTACAACGTGATGGGCGTGGCGAAGGCCGCGCTTGAAGCCTCGGTCCGCTATCTCGCGAACGACCTCGGACGCAAGCAGATCCGCGTGAACGCAATCTCCGCGGGTCCGATCAAGACATTGGCTGCGCGCGGCATCAGTGGACTCACCGAGATGCTGAAGGCACACGCCAACCGTGCACCGCTGCAACGCAATGTGGACGTGAATGAAGTCGCGGAGACAGCCGTCTTCCTGGCTGGCCCTGGCGGCAGCGGCATCACCGGCGAAACGCTTCATGTAGATTGCGGCTACAACATCATGGGCTATTAGTTCGGCCTAAACGCCTCAACTGGCAAAAGAGGGATTCGGTCGAATCCCTTTTTTCAATCCGTCGCCGGTGAGCTTGATACCGGTTCAGCAATCCTGGCCGTGCTCCGCGCTTCCTGCACCAGTAAACTTTCGGCACGATATCCCGCCACAAGTGCAACAAGATATGTCGTAACGCCAAACAACAGGACGACGTTGAAGCCATGCCACATCGCCGCAATGGTCGCGGCAACGCTGCCGTACACAGAGGCACAGCCGTTGATGCCCCAAGCCCACGGAACGAACAGGCGTGCGCGGTCGCGTACTACTTCGAGACCGGCCGGGAAAAAGATTCCGAGCGCGAAACCGATCGGCACGATACCGAGCACGGTTGCTGCGACACGAATCGTCATCGACATTCGCAGCAGGATAGGAGAAAGGCCCGCGAAGCCGACTGCAAAGGCGGCCACGGACAGCACCAGCACGGCAGTCGCAATGGTTATCTTTCTACGGAACGAAACACCCCAGCGACTGCTGACTCCGCTTCCGATTCCCGCCGACAACAGCATGCCGCTAAGCACGGCAGGGATGGAGTACATAGGGTTGCCGAGCAGCAGAATGGCCTTCTGCATCAGCGCAACTTCCAGCAACATGAAGCCGAAGCCAAGGCTGGCAAAATACAACGTAAACGAACCTGAGCCGTTGCCTGCGATTCCGCCACGATCGAAGAAGTAGAGCGGCAGGAAGATGGCGCAGATCATCGCGATTGTAGCGGCAATCGTAATCTGGAACATCGTGCTCTGGACGCTGCTTCCACGAAGCGTATTCAGGCTCCAGTTGTCGAGATCGGAAAGCGAAGAAGTCTCGAAGAAGAACGGCGAGTCGTCACTTGTGGGCACAATCTTATAGGGGTACTTGCGGAAAAATTCGCTCTGCGTCCCGGAATCGTAGGAGGCGAGCAATTCGTTGAATGCGGCAGAGAACTCCGGGATGTGCTTGTCGTTGTGCGCCTCGTAATAGAACTGCTCAAACTCCCGCTGTTCGGCGGCAGGTCTGACCTTCGGCCAATACAGTACGGAGCGGTCGGCCCGGCGGGCAGCCTCGGCCAAAGCGTTGACTTCGGCTTCCGAAAACTCGCCATTCTTGAAAATCGACAGAGCCCAAACGTCATCGCCGATGACCATGACGCGATTCCCTACTCGGTTCACGCCCGAACGTCGCCATGCTTCGGCCGCAAGAGAGGTGAGACGCAGCGTCTCCTTCGGCGGGAACGAGTTCCACCGATACATCGCGAGATAGCCGTTCGGCTTCAAGTGGCTGAAGTAATCCTGAAACGCTTCGACGGTGTAGAGGTAGTTCTCGCTCAAGACATACGCGCCAGCGTTCAGTGCGGCAAACGTATCGATTGCTATGATCTGTACGAGATCAAACTTGCGATCGATTGAACGAATCGCGTTGCGACCCTCGGCGTGAATCGCGGTTACGCGCGGGTCGGACATCATGTGGCTGTTCCAGTCCTGGTAATCCTCGGTCGTGAGTCGATGGGTGTAAGGATTCAACTCGACCGTGAAGACCGAGGACGGATTGTTGGCCAGCGCGTATGCCACGTCGATGCCACCGCCCGTGCCGATAATTGCCACATCTGGATGGTTCAGGACGGAGTAAGTGATTCCGGAAGGGTGCACCTGTGCCCCTGAGGCGACTCGGCTGAAGATATCTGCGATCGCGCCAGAGCCGACCAGACGCGTGTGCGCCGATCCATCCTGTGTGATGATCTTGTAAGAATCGGGCGGATGCTCTGTGTAGTTGAGTACCTGCGGCGTGTGTCCGCCGACCACGTCGATACGGGCCAAGGTCGTCCAGCGCGTGCGCTCGAGGTGCGCTCCCTTCGAGAGCATCTCGGCGAGTTCCTTGTACGGCTCGGGCAAATATTCGAACTTGTCGCGCAAGCCGAACAGCAACATGGAACCGAGTACGGCGACGACCGCGATGCTGAACCCGGACGTCGGGGTTCGCATGAGGGCTGAGCTGCGGGTCCAGAGAATCGCGCACGCGGCGACCAGCAGGGCGAGTAGGCTGACCGCCCCCACAGCGCCGAGCGCGGGCAGGAGCACGAAGAACAGGACACAGCCAAAGCTCGCTGCTACCAAGTCAAAGAAGTACAGCCTGCCTGTTGTGGCCGCTGCATAGGCCATGATGAGCGAGATGGTGGCCCCTGCGAAAATGAATGGCGGCACCGAGACGATGTAGCAAATCATCAGCTTCCACGCGGAGTCAACGTCTGTCATGAGAGGCAGCGCTCGTGATATGACCACAACACTCAAGAGCATGCTGATGCTCATGGCCGCCGTGCAGCGTGCAATCGCGCCGGCGGTATCCTCGGCCGTATTCAGGCTGCGTCGTTTCAACCAGGTAACGAACGAGCCGCTAATCCCGAACCCCAGCAGGGCGATGGATATCGCCAGGTACACGATGTGATTCCAGAAAATAAACGAGAGAATTCGAGTCTGGACAAGTTCGAACGTGAGTGCCGAAAACGAGACGACAGCGATCGTCAGGTACGTTGTGCCAAGCTTCTCCGTTCGCGAGTGACTTCTGCGTCCACCCACTCCCGCCCTCCTCAAGAATCGAATGACTTTGAACGTAGATGGGCAAATCGGCAGGCGCATGGTGCGCCAATCTGTGCCGAAAAACTTTCGGAGTTGATTTCGTCGCGTTTAGTTGCTTTGGTACTTCGAAACACCCTCGCCGACTCCACCTGTGTACTTGGGCCAACAGGGTTGCTGCACTTCAGAGACTTGCGAATCCTGTTCACCAGAGCTGAAAAGACTTAGGCCACAATGCGCGGGTTGCGAGCCGCTGTGGCCTTTTTACTCCAGCTTTATACCTTCGAAATAACGGTGGCAGTTTATCCAGAACACCTGGAATTGCCGAGTTTTGGCCTCAGGATCATTCTTTAGTGGAGACGATAATCGTGCGGCGGGTATCGCCATCGCGCTCGATTGCAATTTCCACATCGCGTTCGTGGACGAAGCGCTCGAACTTCTCTCCCCATTCGATGAGCAGGATGTTGCCGTCTTCGACAATGAGGTCGTCGAGGTCCAGGGTATAGAGTTCGCGTTCGGTCTCGATGCGGTACAAATCGATGTGGTAGAGCGTTCGCTCCGGGCCACGATACTCGTGTACGAGCGTGAACGTGGGACTGGTGACGTCCTCTTGCGCGGCGGCTTCGAAAGCCTCGGCGATTCCCTTCACCATCGTCGTCTTGCCCGCGCCAAGGTCTCCGCGAAGGAGAACGATGTGGGCTTGGCGCAGAAGCGGAGCGAGTTCGCGTCCGAGAGCGATGGTGTCGTCAGCCGAGCGAGTGATGAATTGTTTCTGCATTGCTTGTCTATTGTTGCATGAGCAACCCGAAAACATACCCTCAGCGGCTAAAGCCCCTGACATCTGAGCGCCCTACGTCTGACGTCCGATGGCTGACATCCGACATCCGACGCCCGATGTCCGCCGTCCGCTCTACGCTATTCGCAAAAGCGGTTTCTGTTCTGCCCACTGGCGAGCGCGATGCATGGCATGAGGCAGGTACTTGAGCAGATCGGTGGCGATCAGGGCCTGTTCGCCCAGTTCTTCGCGAGCGATATCGCCGGACATTCCGTGCAGGAAGACGGCAGCCCGGACCGCGGACGGTATCTCCGACGGGAACTGTGCAATGAAGCCGGCGATCATGCCGGTGAGTACATCGCCCGTGCCTCCGGTTGCCATGCCGGGATTTCCTGTGGGATTGATCCACGCCTGGCCAGAAGGCAGCGCGACAATGGTGCGCCAGCCCTTGAGGACTACGATGGCTTGTCGCTCGGCGGCGCATCTGCGAGCCACGCCGATGCGGTCGCGCTGAATCTTTTCCGTTGTTAACCCGGTGAGCCGCGCCATTTCACCGGGATGCGGTGTGAGCACCAGCGGGTGAGAGCGGCCGCTGAGTTGCGTGAGATTGCCTTCAAACGCGTTGAGCCCATCGGCATCGATGACCGTGGGCAGCTTCGTTTTCGAAACTGCTGTGCAGACGAAGTGCGCGGTATCGGCGTCGCGTGAAATTCCGGGGCCGATGGCAAGAACGTTCTTCCCCTTCGAGATCTTTTCGAGCCGCTCGTATTCAAGCGCGCTGAGCGAAATCGTGCCTGCCTCCGTTTCTGCCAAAGGTTCGGTCATCAACTCGGGCGCGAAGCTGGCAACTGTGGAGAGCACAGAGCGCGTTGTGCCGATGGTGGTGAGGCCTGC
Above is a genomic segment from Clostridia bacterium containing:
- a CDS encoding sigma-54 dependent transcriptional regulator, whose amino-acid sequence is MNLEKVLIVEDEENERTGLAELVSAWGYRTETACDGVEGLEKAGTWSPGIVITDLKMPRMDGMDLLEKIAQQPEEIAVILLTAQGSIDAAVAAMKLGAYDFIEKPVNPTRLRNILGNAARQRGTERELEATRRKLRDSGQLGSLIGSSRKMQEVFRLIEMVAPSTASVLITGESGTGKELVARTMHELSSRKNKPFVAINCAAIPETLIESEIFGHEKGAFTGALERRTGCFELAEGGTLLLDEIGEMPIGTQAKLLRVLEDHRLRRLGSKVETPVDVRVVASTNKVPEDAVAKGELRNDLYYRLNVFNINMPPLREHKEDLPDLVHMLIKDMNAKHGRNVRTVSDAVMNLFNGFAWPGNVREVRNTLERAVIVCDSSVIEPRHLPPGFGSVTPKAPVQEANAVRLAVGTTVEEAERLLILKTLEATHNNKTRAAEILAISLKTLHNKLKEYGQQSNGAATAELAANH
- a CDS encoding ATP-binding protein is translated as MPRIRLKTKLVLAISAMVFALVAVLSWIYISQIVRQRVTESYESGDFVAHQVLHLTRQALEIDLSSTRLDVDDPQKVHDAIEEILQSDPGLNSLLQSIVGYSPTIYDVAIADQAGKAMLHTDAGAIDKPFPQRTSLSELRDGGFFEQLSVVYGEPRVYEVQLPIQRGDKPFGEIRVGLSTVFLKNELQPQLNRALLFSGMAILLSLIFAASMSNIALRPLEAIGRRLDLMTSDVGQSPEIESVATDEYGVVTTKIDRLGRQIQDVKEVFSALKENLDQIMGTLQDGLMLFTRDARVVLVSASAERFVGRPRNDMLGYDVEQIFDDSTRLGRIVLDAFALHQPITQREIEDDAGRRMQISLDFIEERGERIGALLTMRDAESVRRIENEIELSRRLAAIGRLTSGVAHEVKNPINAIVVHLEVLREKLSQVDPDTRRHIDVIGGEIRRLDRVVQTLVDFNKPIELRLVDIDLRKIIDEVLLLASLDAGRHGVNIEQQISPEPLLARVDADLIKQALLNVVLNGVQAMPQGGALNISALRENGTALIEVRDHGAGIPPEIRDKIFNLYFTTKKQGSGIGLAMSYRVLQLHNGSLDFQSEEGRGTTFRLTLPIAGVESGSEVAQTHTSQT
- a CDS encoding enoyl-ACP reductase, which encodes MSKSLEGRTAVVFGVANKRSIAWAIAQHLQDAGAQLAITYQNERVRQEAEEMIQSLPNAKAFQCDVSNDDEIAALFESLRESFGKLDVLVHSVAYAPADELKNDFSQTTREGFRIAHDVSVYSLIAVSRAAAPLMTEGGSIITLSFFGAEKVVPNYNVMGVAKAALEASVRYLANDLGRKQIRVNAISAGPIKTLAARGISGLTEMLKAHANRAPLQRNVDVNEVAETAVFLAGPGGSGITGETLHVDCGYNIMGY
- the tsaE gene encoding tRNA (adenosine(37)-N6)-threonylcarbamoyltransferase complex ATPase subunit type 1 TsaE; the encoded protein is MQKQFITRSADDTIALGRELAPLLRQAHIVLLRGDLGAGKTTMVKGIAEAFEAAAQEDVTSPTFTLVHEYRGPERTLYHIDLYRIETERELYTLDLDDLIVEDGNILLIEWGEKFERFVHERDVEIAIERDGDTRRTIIVSTKE